Genomic segment of Iocasia fonsfrigidae:
TTGAAGACTTAGCTTTTTATGATGTTGAGAAAAGGTTAAAGAGACTATTATTGCGTTTAGCTGATGTTGATGCCAAAAAGGGTGAGGGAATAATACATAATAAGGTGACACACCGTGAGATGGCCAAATATATAGGGACATCCAGGGAAACAGTTACCCGCCTGCTTCATAAGCTGAAAAAAAATAAGATGATTAAACTGGCTGGGAATAAGATAATACTATATTCACCGGAGAAGTGGTAGTGTAATATGATAAGCTGGATGGGTTGCTTAAATTGATAAAATACAAGATAAGGGATATAATGTAAAAGGAAGAATTAAAAGAAAGGGGGAATTTTTTGTGTCAAACAAAGAATTCAAAACAAAAAGTGCCTGGTTAGAGATGGAAGATGTTGAAGTAGAAGAGGTATTTGAATTTAATAAGGAGTATGCCCAGTTTTTGACAGAGAATAAAACCGAGCGTGAATTTGTTAAAACTGCTGTAGAATTATTAGAAAAAGAGGGTTTTAATAACCTTAAGGAAGTAAAATCCCTGAATAAAGGGGATAGGGTATATACAGTAAATAGAGATAAAGCTATTATTGCTGTAGTTGTAGGTGAAAACCCTCTGAGTACAGGGCTACGTATTGTCGGAGCTCACCTGGATTCACCCCGGATTGACTTAAAACCGAATCCATTATTTGAGGATAGTGAACTTGCTTTTTTTAATACCCATTATTATGGTGGTATCAAAAAATATCAGTGGGTAACCTTCCCACTGGCCCTTCATGGTGTAGTAGTTAAAGATGATGGTAGTAAAGTAGAGGTAAATATCGGTGAAGATGATGATGACCCTATTTTTTATATTAGTGATCTGCTGCCGCATTTAGGTAAGGACCAATTGGAAAAGAAGATGAGTGAGGGGATAAGTGGAGAGCATCTGAATTTACTTATCGGGAGTATTCCTGTTAAAAAAGATGATGACAAGGAAGAAAATAGTGTCAAAGATGCTGTTCTGGATATCCTTTTTGAAAAATATAATATCATAGGGGAGGACCTCGTT
This window contains:
- a CDS encoding aminopeptidase, whose protein sequence is MSNKEFKTKSAWLEMEDVEVEEVFEFNKEYAQFLTENKTEREFVKTAVELLEKEGFNNLKEVKSLNKGDRVYTVNRDKAIIAVVVGENPLSTGLRIVGAHLDSPRIDLKPNPLFEDSELAFFNTHYYGGIKKYQWVTFPLALHGVVVKDDGSKVEVNIGEDDDDPIFYISDLLPHLGKDQLEKKMSEGISGEHLNLLIGSIPVKKDDDKEENSVKDAVLDILFEKYNIIGEDLVSAELQIVPAVKARDVGFDRGLLAAYGHDDRVCSYTALRALIDLERPLNTAMALLVDKEEIGSMGSTGMQSHFFENTIAEMVNLLDEDYSDLTVRRVIENSSALSADVNAAYDPTFADVYEKSNSAFMGKGVVITKYTGARGKAGASEATAEFVAEVRSLFNRAGVLWQIGELGKVDKGGGGTIAQFLANYNMDVLDCGPGLLSMHAPYELVSKVDVYHSYLAYNVFMEK